The Fundidesulfovibrio putealis DSM 16056 DNA window ATGAACACGAAGTCCACGGGCCCTGTGAAGAAGACGGTCTCGGTTGTGCGGAACACCACGTAGCGCAGGGAGATGAACGCGCCCAGGGCCAGGAAGAACACGCGGAAGGCTAGGCCCATGCGGTTTTCCATCAGGCTCATGATGTAGAGCGCAGCGACCAGCATCCAGCCGAGCATCTGCTGATGTTCCAGCGTGAGGTGCAGGCCGGAGGCGAACGCTGTCAGGGACGCCGTCAGGATGAGCGTGGCGTACGTCGCCGGTGCAATCCGGCTGTCCTGAATCGTTGCGGCGGCGTCCATGGCTGGGAATCCTTGAGACGGATAGACTACTTTGAGTCAGTGGAAACTCTTACATGAATTTTATCTCAAGTGAAGAGGGGTTTTGTTGCAATCGTGAAACGTTGGTCAGTCGTGCAGGTCTGTGGCGTCTTCGTTGAGGGGGATGGCGATGTAGAAGATGCTGCCCTTGCCCGGTTCGCTTTCCACGCTGAGAACGCCGCCGTGCAGTTCGACGATACGGCGGACTATGGTCAGTCCGAGGCCTGTTCCCTGCGCCGTGCGGGTGCTTGAAGTGTCGGCCTGGTGGAAGGCGTCGAAGATTCGCCCGGTTTCCACTTCCGGGATGCCCGGCCCGGTGTCGCGCACCTCGAACAGGGCGCTCTCGCCTGCGCGGCTGACTCCCACGGTGATGGTGCCGGACTGGGTGAACTTCACGGCGTTGTCCACAAGGTTGATGAGCGCCTGCTTGAGCCGCAGGGGATCAGCCATGAGCGCCAGCGGCTCGGTATAGAACTCCACCTCCAGGCCTTTGGGCGCTGCCATGACGTCGGCGGCCTGGGCCACCTCCAGCACCAGCTCCTCGGCCTGCATGGGCGCCAGGCGAAGCCGCGCCTCGCCGGCCTCCATGTCGGAGATGTCCAGCAGGTCGTTAATCAGGGCCAGCAGGCGGTTGGCGCTGTCCTCGATGTCCTGGGCGATGCCTGCTGCTTCGGCGGGGTCGGGCATGTGCTCGTGGTCGGTCAGGAGAGAAATGTTGCCCAGTATGATGGTGAGCGGCGTGCGCAGCTCGTGGGAGACGATGCTCAAAAAATCTGTCTTGACCCGGTTGGATTCCTCGGCGGCGCGGCGCGCGTCGGCCTGGGCGCGCTCGGCGGTCCGACGTGCGGTTATGTCGCGGGCGATGGCAGAGGCCCCGGTCACGTTGCCGTCGGCGTCCAGGATGGGCGAGATGGTCAGGGATACGATGAGGCGTCTGCCGGATTTGTCGTGGCGTTCGGTCTCCACGCGGGCCACGTTCTCGCCGTGGCGGATGCGCGCCGCGATGGAGTCGAGCTCCTCCAGCTTTTCCAGGGGGACGATCAGCTCGGACACGTGGCGACCGATGGCTTCCTCGGCTGAGTAGCCGTAGAGTTCCTCGGCGCCCCTGTTCCAGTAGGTCACCACGCCGTCCAGGGTCTTGCCCAGCACCGCGTCTCCGGTGGAATCGACGATGGCGGCCAGCTGCTGAACCCGGCGGAAGGCGGCCTTTTCCCGGGTCAGGTCGTGCAGGATGCCCACGAAGAAACCGCCCTCGGCGGACTTGCCTTCGCCCACGGACAGATAGACCGGGAACACGCTGCCGTCTTTTCGCCGGGCGGTCACTTCTCGGCCCGTGCCGATGATGCGCCTTTCGCCGGTGGCGAGGTGGCGGGCGACCCAGGCGTCGTGACTGGAGCGGAAGGGCTCGGGCATGAGCATGCTGACGTTCTGGCCGAGGACTTCCTGTCTGGAATAGCCGAACAGCTTCTGGGCAGCGTCGGAAAACGCCTGGATGCGGCAGGAATGGTCGATGATGACGATGGCTTCGACAGCGGCCGCCAGGATGGCCTGGAAGTGCGCGTCGCAGTCGGCGGACTGCTTGTGGTGGGCGTTCACAAGGGAACTATGGCGGCAATCGGTGAGGAAGGCAAGAAGCAAAGGCGAACGGGGAGTAATCCCTTGCCACTACGCCAAGAGCATGGTAGACGATCCGGGCGGATACCCTTGTCTGATTATATGCGGCTGGCGGCCCATATTTATTCTATATATTTCAGTCGCTTAGTTTCTTTGTAATAAATTTCACTTTCGGCTTGACGGAGCCGGGTCGTCTCGTTACATTCATCACAAGCCGTCGGAATGGCGGCTGACTTCTGGAGGTTAACGGTGGATTGCAGGGGAATCGTAGTGGGATGTGAATTTCTTCCCGAGTGCGTTCCTCCCATGTTCGCCGTGTCCGCGCCTAGCCCGGAATGATCTGCCTTCCCGGCCCTCGTCGAGAGTCGATGGCCGGGTGTCTTGTTCCCTCTCGGGGTATAGGCTGCGTGTTTTTGGGCTGCGTGTTTTGTTTGTGGAGTGGGTGAAAAGAAGTCAACCATCAAAACTAGCGTGGAGGACGTGGTATGCCTACCTTTGTCGATCCCAGCAAATGTGACGGATGCAAGGGCGGCGAGAAGACCGCCTGCATGTACATTTGCCCCAACGACCTGATGATCCTCGACCCGGCCGAAATGAAGGCCTACAACCAGGAGCCCGAGGCTTGCTGGGAGTGCTACTCCTGCGTCAAGATCTGCCCTCAGGGCGCCATCGAGGCCAGGCCCTACGCCGACTTCGCTCCCATGGGCGGCACCTCCATCCCCATGCGCTCGGCCGACTCCATCATGTGGACCGTGAAGTTCCGCAACGGCAACGTCAAGCGCTTCAAGTTCCCCATCCGGACCACCCCCGAAGGCTCCATCAAGCCCTTCGAAGGCAAGCCCGAGCCCGGCAGCTTGGATGACGAGTTGCTCTTCACGGAGACCGGTTCCCTTATGGTTCCTCAGGCTACTTCCATGAAGAAGTCCGAAGTCACCGAGGGCGACACCGTGCAGTGCTGGCTGGATGGTTTCTGCAAGTAAGCAGAAGCGTTTGCGTGAACTCACGACACAGAAGATAAAAGGAGCACACAAATGCCCCGTATTCCCATGAAAGAGGACGCGAAGGGCGTCGCTCTGGCTGAACCCGAAGTCATTCAGCAGCATGTCGACATCCTGATGGTCGGCGGTGGTATGGGTAACTGCGGCGTGGCCTTCGAGGCCGTCCGTTGGGCCGACAAGTACGCCCCCGACCTGAAGCTGCTTCTCGTCGACAAGGCCTCCCTCGAGCGTTCCGGCGCCGTCGCCCAGGGCCTCTCGGCCATCAACACCTACCTGGGCAAGAACAACGCCGACGACTACGTCCGCATGGTTCGCACCGACCTGATGGGCCTCGTCCGCGAAGACCTGATCTTCGACCTGGGCCGTCACGTTGACGACTCCGTCCACCTGTTCGAAGAGTGGGGCCTGCCCTGCTGGATCAAGGACGAGCACGGCCACAACCTGGACGGCGCTCAGGCCAAGGCCGCCGGCAAGTCCCTGCGCACCGGCGCCGACCCGGTCCGCTCCGGCCGCTGGCAGATCATGATCAACGGCGAGTCCTACAAGTGCATCGTGGCCGAAGCCGCCAAGAATGCCCTGGGCCAGGATCGCTACATCGAGCGCGTGTTCATCGTGAAGATGATCATGGACGCCAAGATCCCCAACCGCGTCGCTGGCGCCGTTGGCTTCTCCACCCGCGAGAACAAGGTCTACATCTTCTCCTGCAACGCCATGGTCGTAGCCTGCGGCGGCGCGGTGAACGTGTACAAGCCCCGCTCCACCGGTGAAGGCCTCGGCCGCGCCTGGTACCCCGTTTGGAACGCCGGTTCCACCTACACCATGTGCGCTCAGGCCGGTGCTGAGATGACCATGATGGAAAACCGCTTCGTCCCCGCCCGCTTCAAGGACGGTTACGGACCGGTCGGCGCCTGGTTCCTGCTCTTCAAGGCCAAGGCCACCAACTCCAAGGGCGAAGACTATTGCACCACCAACCGTGCAATGCTGAAGCCCTACGAAGATCGCGGTTACGCCAAGGGCCACGTCATCCCGACCTGCCTGCGCAACCACATGATGCTGGCTGAAATGCGCGCCGGTCGCGGTCCCATCTACATGGACACCGCTGGCGCCCTGCAGGCTACCTTCGCCACCATGACTCCCGAGCAGCAGAAGCACCTGGAGTCCGAGGCTTGGGAAGACTTCCTCGACATGTGCGTCGGCCAGGCCAACCTGTGGGCCTGCATGAACATCGAGCCTGAGAAGTCCGGCTCCGAGATCATGCCCACCGAGCCTTACCTGCTCGGCTCGCACTCCGGCTGCTGCGGCATCTGGGCTTCCGGTCCCGACGAAGCTTGGGTTCCCGAAGAGTACAAGGTCCGCGCCGACAACGGCAAGGTCTACAACCGCATGACCACCGTCATGGGTCTCTGGACCTGCGCTGACGGCGTCGGCGCTTCCGGTCACAAGTTCTCCTCCGGCTCCCACGCTGAAGGCCGCATCGTCGGCAAGCAGATGGTCCGCTGGTGCGTCGATCACAAGGACTACGTCCCCACGATCGCCGAGAAGGCTGACGACCTGAAGAAAGAGATCTACCAGCCCTGGTACACCTTCGAGCAGTTCAAGGGCGTCTCCACCGACCCCGTTGTGAACCCCAACTTCATCTCGCCCAAGAACTTCATGATGCGCCTCATCAAGTGCACCGATGAATACGGCGGAGGCGTTGGCACCCTGTACACCACCTCCAAATCCCTCCTGGACACCGGCTTCAAGCTGCTGGCCATGATGGAAGAGGACTCCAAGAAGCTGGCCGCCCGCGACCTGCACGAACTGATGCGCTGCTGGGAGCAGTTCCACCGTCTGTGGACCGTGCGCCTGCACATGCAGCACATCGCCTTCCGTGAAGAGTCCCGTTACCCCGGCTTCTACTACCGTGGCGACTTCCCGGGCCTGGACGACTCCAAGTGGCACTGCTTCGTGAACTCGAAGTACGATCCGGTCACCAAGGAGACCAAGGTCTTCAAGCGCCCCTACGTTCAGATCATCCCGACCGAGTAAGTCGGACCAAGCGCGGCCGCGGGCATCTGCCCGCGGCCGTTTTTTCAAGCCGGAAACCGGCCGTTTGTCCCAAACGGTCTGATCCGGGGCGCACCGGGCTAGGCGTCCCGGATCAGGCCGTTTGACCGTGAAAGGTCAAATCCGAGCAGGGAGGTGTCAATGTCTGGCAACGCGATACTGGTGGTCGGCGGGGGATTCAGCGGTATCACCGCTGCCCTGGAGGCCGCCGAAATGGGCTACGAGGTTATCCTCGTGGAGAAAAATCCCTATCTTGGGGGGCGGGTGGCGCAGCTCAACCAATATTTCCCCAAGCTCTGCCCCCCCTCGTGCGGGCTGGAGATTCAGTTCCAGCGCATCCGCAGCAATCCTAACGTCAAGGTGATCACCATGGCGCAGGTCACCAAGGTTTCCGGCCAGGCCGGGAATTTCGACGTGACCCTGTCCATCAAGCCCCGCTTCGTCAACGAGAAGTGCACGGGATGCAACGCCTGCGCCGAAGCCGCAGAGACCAAGGTCCCCTGCGAGTTCGACCTGGGCATGGGACAGCGCAAGGTGGCCTTCAGGCCGAACCTGTTCGCATTCCCCATGCGCTACGTGTTCGAGAAGAACCGCTGCTCCGAAGCCGAGGCCAAGAAGATCGAGGCGTCCTGCAAGTACGGCGCGATCGATCTCGCCGACCAGGAGCGCACCCAGACCTTCAAGGTCGGCGCGGTGGTCGAGGCGACCGGCTGGAAGCCCTACGACATGTCCAAGCTCGAGAACCTGGGCGCGGGCAAGCTGAAGAACGTGATCTCCAACATGCAGATGGAACGCCTGTGCGCCCCCAACGGGCCCACCGGCGGCCTGCTGCTCCGGCCTTCCGACAAGGCCGCTCCCAAGCGCATCGCCTTCGTGCAGTGCGCCGGTTCGCGCGACGAGAACCACCTGAACTACTGCTCGTACATCTGCTGCATGGCCAGCCTCAAGCAGGCCACCTATGTGCGCGAGCGCGTGCCCGAGGCGCTGGTCACCATCTACTACATCGACCTGCGCACCCCCGGCCGCTACCAGAAGTTCCTGGAAAAGGTCTCCGCCGACGACAAGCTTACGCTGGTCAAGGGCAAGGTCGCCGAGCTGACCGAATCCGCTTCCGGCAAGGTGCTGGCCACGGTCGAGAACGTGGATACCGGCATCAAGAACGTGGAAGAGTTCGATCTGGTGGTTCTGGCTACCGGCATGCAGCCTTCCACGGCTGGCGAGGCTGTGGCCGTCAACACGCCCAGGGATGAGGAAGGCTTTTTCATCGGCTCGCCCGACTCCGGCGTGATCGCCACGGGCTGCGCCAAGTTGCCCTTGGACGTGATGCGCTCGGCCCAGGCGGCCACGGGCGCGGCGCTCAAGGCCATACAAACGGTTGCGGGGAGGTAAGGATTCATGGCCGAGAAAATAGGCGTGTACGTCTGCGGCGGCTGCGGCCTGGCCGAAGCCGTCGATCTGGACGCAGTGTGCACCGCGGTAAAGAACAAGTACCAGCCGCAGTGCCCGGTCATCAAAACCCACCCCGTGCTCTGCTCCCCTGAAGGCAAGGCGGCCATTGAGGCCGACATCGCCGAGGCGGGGCTGGACGGCGTGTGTCTGTGCGCATGTTCCCCGCGCTCCAAGTGGGATGTGTTCGCCTTCGGCGACACCGTCCAGGTGGAACGCGTGAACCTGCGCGAGCAGGGCGTCTGGTCCTTCGACAAGGAAACCGGCGTCATCGAGATGGCCAAGGGCATCAACGACCTGCAGATCATCTGCAACGAATACTCGCTCATGGGCGTGGTGAAGCTCACCAAGTCCAACATCCCCAACCCCGAAGTCGCCGAGACCTTCAAGACCATTCTGGTCCTGGGCGGCGGCTGGACCGGACTGAACGCCGCCAACGCGGCCGCGTCCCTGGGATATGAGGTTGTCCTGGTCGAAAAGAGCGACACCCTGGGCGGCAAGGTGGTGAACTTCTACAAGACGTTCCCCCTGAGCCACCCCTACACCGAAGCCCATGAGACCGGGCTGGACAAGCTCATCTCCCAGGTGAACGCCAGCAAGAAGGTGACCATCTTCACCGGCACCAGCCTGGAGAAGTTCTCCGGCGCACCGGGCCAGTACAAGGCCCAGCTGTCCAACGGGCAGACCCTGGACATCGGTTCCATGGTCCTGGCCACCGGCTGGGACGCGGGCGACACCAAGTACCTGGCGCCCCTGGGCTACGGCGAGATCAAGAACGTGATCACCACCGCCGAGCTCGAGAAGATGGCCAAGGGCGGCTGCATCACCCGTCCCTCGGACGGCAAGGCTCCCCGCAGCGTGGCCTTCCTGCTGAACACCGCCGCCTGCTCCACCGTGTCCTGTCCCTCGGACGTGGTCATGGAGTGCGACGCGGCTGCCGACGCTCCGCAGAACCCGCCCGCCGCCCCTGCCGAAGGTGAAGAGGCCGGACCGGCTCCCTTCTGCGATCTGGAGTCCCAGCGCCATCTGGCCCTGTCCTCCGAGATCAGCACCCTGGTGGCCCTCAAGCAGGCCAACTACGTGGTGGAGAAGGACCCCGAGGCCGTGGCCTTCATCTTCTACGACCACATGATGGTCCCCGGCATCAACGAGCGCTACTACAAGGCCGCCCAGGATAAGCCGGGCATCATGCTCAGCAAGGCAGACATCAAGTCCGTCAAGTCCGGTTCCGGCGGTTCGGTCATCATCTCCATGGAGAACACCCTGCTGGGCGAGTCCATCGAGATCGAGGCCGACCTGGTGGTGCTGCCCACGGCGCTGGTCCCCACCACGGCCCACAGCCCGGTGGTCAACCTGGAATACCGCCAGGGCCTGGCCTTCCCGGACCTGAACCTCTTCGAGGGCTACGCCGACTCCAACTACATCTGCTTCCCCTACGAGACCCGCCGCACCGGCATCTATGCCGCAGGCGCGGTGCGCCAGCCCATGGGCCTGGCCCTCTCTGCCGACGACGCCATGGGCGCGGCCCTCAAGGCCATCCAGTGCGTCTCCAGCGCCAACAAGGGCGTGGCAGTGCATCCCCGCTCGGGCGACCGCAGCTATCCGGTGTTCAACTTCGTGCGCTGCACCCAGTGCAAACGCTGCACCGAGGAATGCCCCTTCGGAGCCCTGGACGACGATCCCAAGGGCACCCCGATGCCCAACCCCACGCGCTGCCGCCGCTGCGGCACCTGCATGGGCGCCTGTCCTGAGCGCGTCATCAGCTTCGACAACTACAACATCGACATGATCGGCACCATGATCCGCGAGATGCAGGTTCCCCCCAAGATGGACGTGGGCGGCCCCCGCGTGCTGATCCTGGCCTGCGAGAACGACGCCTATCCGGCCCTGGACATGGCTGCGCTTCGCGGCAAGTCCTGGAGCTCCTACGTGCGTGTCATCCCGGTGCGCTGCCTGGGTTCGGTCAACGCCATCTGGGTGGCCGACGCCATGTCCAAGGGCATCGACGGCGTGATGCTGCTCGGCTGCAAATACGGCGACGACTACCAGTGCCACTTCGTCAAGGGTTCCGAGCTGTGCAACCGCCGCAAGGAGAACATCTCCGAGTCGCTCAAGCGCCTTGGCGTCGAGCCCGAGCGCGTGGATCAGCTCCAGGTCGCCATTGACGAGTATGATGTCGTGCCCGGTATGATCGATCAGTTCATGAACATGATCGTGAAAATGGGTCCCAACCCGTTCAAAGGATACTAGGAGGCCCTGCTTATGTCTTCTCCGGTCCGGATCCAACCCGATCCGAGCTTCGTCAGGGAGCTTCAGGCCGCCGGTGGCGAGTCGGTCAAGAAGTGCTACCAGTGTGCGACCTGTTCCGTGGCCTGCCCCCTGTCCCCGCCCGAGAACCCCTATCCCCGTAAGGAGATGGTCTGGGCGCAGTGGGGCCTCAAAGACAAGCTCATGAACGACATCGACGTGTGGCTGTGCCACAACTGCGGCACCTGCTCGGACCTCTGCCCCCGTGGCGCGAGGCCCGGCGATACCCTGGCCGCCATCCGCAACATGACCTACCGCAAGCTGGTAGGCCCGGAATGCATCGGCGAGTGGATGAGCTCCTCCAAGCATCTTCCCAAGCTGATCGCCATCCCGGCTATCCTCTTTGCCGTGATCTGGCTGATCACCCAGGGCGGATTCAGCATTCCTGAAGGCGATATCAGGTTCGGCAAGCTCTACCCCGGCGACTACACCATCGACCCCCTGTTCATCCTGGTCTTCATCTTCATGGGATGGAGCTTCTACAAGGGCGTCATGAACATGTGGAAGTCCTTCAAGAGCCTGCCCGAGACCTGGCAGCTGGGCCAGGAAGTTGAGAAGCCCACGATCATCCAGGCCATCATCGACGTGGTGCGCGACGAGATAATCACCCACCGCAAGTGGAACGACTGCGGCAAGGACAACACCGAGCGCTTCAAGGGCCACTGGACCCTGGTGTTCGCCTTCGTTGCCCTGGCCATCGTCACCGGTGTGGTCGCCGTGTCGCACTGGGGTTCCAAGGTCCCCGGGTTCAACTGGCTGCACGTGCTGGGCGACACGCCCATGCCGCTGTACAGCCCCGTGAAGCTGCTGGCCGTGGCCGGCATGGTGCTCGGCCTCTACGGCCTGACCATGCTGACCCGTCGCCGCCTGAACCAGGACTCCCAGAAGTCCGGCTCCAGCTTCTACGACTGGTATCTGCTTGGCGTGGTCTGGGCTGTGTTCGTCACCGGCACCGGCTGCTTCCTGCTGCGCCTCGCTGGCGTGGCCGGGCTTGCCTACCCGATGTACTACCTGCACCTGATCACCGTGTTCATGTTGTTTGCGTACCTGCCCTGGTCCAAGCTTGGGCACCTTGTGTACCGCACTACGGCCCTGGTGTATGCGCGAGTGAGCGGACGTCTGCCGCTGTCCCGCGTTGAAGACAAAGTTTTCGAGATCTAAGAGGAGGAACTCCGATGGCTGAGACGAAAGTTTTCCCGATGAACACCTTCATGTCGTATCTGAAGGGCGTGGACAAGGAAGGCCAGAAGAAGGGCGTAGTTGAGCTGGTCAGCTACATGGCCGACACCGTCGTCGACGAGGAGTTGGCTCCTTTCGCCGGCGCCCTCGCCAAGGCGTGGATCTACGAGCAGCATCCTGAAGTGATCGCCATGAGCCCGGCTCAGCTGGCCTCCACCGCCAAGAATGTCTCCGTGCCCAAGCTGCCCGCCGAGACCGTCGGCGAGATCAGCGCTCTGTTCGCCCAGCTGGCTCAGTACAAGACCGCCGCTGTGACCCAGGCCGAAGAGCTGGCCAAGGTCAAGGCCGAACTGGCCGCCAAGACCGCGACCCTGATCGACGTGGAAGCCAAGCTGAAGGCCGCTGAAGCCTCGGTGAAGCGTTTCGAGGATTCCTCCCAGAAGGACAGCGAGAAGATCCTCGTGGCTCCCTTGGCCAAGGTCAACGAGTACATCGGCAAGGTCGATGAGCTGCTCAAGATGATCGAAGACGTGAAGAAGCACGGCGTGGTGACCGTTGCCGGTGGTGGCGCCCCCGCCGCTGGCGGCGCTCCTGCCGCCGCTGCCGAGCCCGTCGTCGACTTCGGTGTGGAAGACACCTTCACCAAGTCCGACTGGTAGAATATTCAGACGAAAGTCTGTGACGGTAAAGGCCGCCCGGCAACGGGCGGCCTTTTTTATGGCCGTGGAGTGGAATGGGTTGGGATAGCGAATTGGATGATCTGGAAGTGCAACGCTGTTTGCACAGGCAATCAGGTGCAGAAATCGCAGGATGAGCAGAAACTGGCCGGAAAAATGAAAAGGGCCGGAAACATGTTCCGGCCCTGGGATCTCTCAGAAGCTAATCAGAGAGGCTGGTCAGACTACCAGCGACCGCCGCCGCCACCGTAGCCGCCACGGCCGCCGCCGCCACCGCCGCCGGAG harbors:
- a CDS encoding sensor histidine kinase — translated: MNAHHKQSADCDAHFQAILAAAVEAIVIIDHSCRIQAFSDAAQKLFGYSRQEVLGQNVSMLMPEPFRSSHDAWVARHLATGERRIIGTGREVTARRKDGSVFPVYLSVGEGKSAEGGFFVGILHDLTREKAAFRRVQQLAAIVDSTGDAVLGKTLDGVVTYWNRGAEELYGYSAEEAIGRHVSELIVPLEKLEELDSIAARIRHGENVARVETERHDKSGRRLIVSLTISPILDADGNVTGASAIARDITARRTAERAQADARRAAEESNRVKTDFLSIVSHELRTPLTIILGNISLLTDHEHMPDPAEAAGIAQDIEDSANRLLALINDLLDISDMEAGEARLRLAPMQAEELVLEVAQAADVMAAPKGLEVEFYTEPLALMADPLRLKQALINLVDNAVKFTQSGTITVGVSRAGESALFEVRDTGPGIPEVETGRIFDAFHQADTSSTRTAQGTGLGLTIVRRIVELHGGVLSVESEPGKGSIFYIAIPLNEDATDLHD
- the aprB gene encoding adenylyl-sulfate reductase subunit beta, translated to MPTFVDPSKCDGCKGGEKTACMYICPNDLMILDPAEMKAYNQEPEACWECYSCVKICPQGAIEARPYADFAPMGGTSIPMRSADSIMWTVKFRNGNVKRFKFPIRTTPEGSIKPFEGKPEPGSLDDELLFTETGSLMVPQATSMKKSEVTEGDTVQCWLDGFCK
- the aprA gene encoding adenylyl-sulfate reductase subunit alpha, which codes for MPRIPMKEDAKGVALAEPEVIQQHVDILMVGGGMGNCGVAFEAVRWADKYAPDLKLLLVDKASLERSGAVAQGLSAINTYLGKNNADDYVRMVRTDLMGLVREDLIFDLGRHVDDSVHLFEEWGLPCWIKDEHGHNLDGAQAKAAGKSLRTGADPVRSGRWQIMINGESYKCIVAEAAKNALGQDRYIERVFIVKMIMDAKIPNRVAGAVGFSTRENKVYIFSCNAMVVACGGAVNVYKPRSTGEGLGRAWYPVWNAGSTYTMCAQAGAEMTMMENRFVPARFKDGYGPVGAWFLLFKAKATNSKGEDYCTTNRAMLKPYEDRGYAKGHVIPTCLRNHMMLAEMRAGRGPIYMDTAGALQATFATMTPEQQKHLESEAWEDFLDMCVGQANLWACMNIEPEKSGSEIMPTEPYLLGSHSGCCGIWASGPDEAWVPEEYKVRADNGKVYNRMTTVMGLWTCADGVGASGHKFSSGSHAEGRIVGKQMVRWCVDHKDYVPTIAEKADDLKKEIYQPWYTFEQFKGVSTDPVVNPNFISPKNFMMRLIKCTDEYGGGVGTLYTTSKSLLDTGFKLLAMMEEDSKKLAARDLHELMRCWEQFHRLWTVRLHMQHIAFREESRYPGFYYRGDFPGLDDSKWHCFVNSKYDPVTKETKVFKRPYVQIIPTE
- a CDS encoding CoB--CoM heterodisulfide reductase iron-sulfur subunit A family protein, whose amino-acid sequence is MSGNAILVVGGGFSGITAALEAAEMGYEVILVEKNPYLGGRVAQLNQYFPKLCPPSCGLEIQFQRIRSNPNVKVITMAQVTKVSGQAGNFDVTLSIKPRFVNEKCTGCNACAEAAETKVPCEFDLGMGQRKVAFRPNLFAFPMRYVFEKNRCSEAEAKKIEASCKYGAIDLADQERTQTFKVGAVVEATGWKPYDMSKLENLGAGKLKNVISNMQMERLCAPNGPTGGLLLRPSDKAAPKRIAFVQCAGSRDENHLNYCSYICCMASLKQATYVRERVPEALVTIYYIDLRTPGRYQKFLEKVSADDKLTLVKGKVAELTESASGKVLATVENVDTGIKNVEEFDLVVLATGMQPSTAGEAVAVNTPRDEEGFFIGSPDSGVIATGCAKLPLDVMRSAQAATGAALKAIQTVAGR
- a CDS encoding hydrogenase iron-sulfur subunit encodes the protein MAEKIGVYVCGGCGLAEAVDLDAVCTAVKNKYQPQCPVIKTHPVLCSPEGKAAIEADIAEAGLDGVCLCACSPRSKWDVFAFGDTVQVERVNLREQGVWSFDKETGVIEMAKGINDLQIICNEYSLMGVVKLTKSNIPNPEVAETFKTILVLGGGWTGLNAANAAASLGYEVVLVEKSDTLGGKVVNFYKTFPLSHPYTEAHETGLDKLISQVNASKKVTIFTGTSLEKFSGAPGQYKAQLSNGQTLDIGSMVLATGWDAGDTKYLAPLGYGEIKNVITTAELEKMAKGGCITRPSDGKAPRSVAFLLNTAACSTVSCPSDVVMECDAAADAPQNPPAAPAEGEEAGPAPFCDLESQRHLALSSEISTLVALKQANYVVEKDPEAVAFIFYDHMMVPGINERYYKAAQDKPGIMLSKADIKSVKSGSGGSVIISMENTLLGESIEIEADLVVLPTALVPTTAHSPVVNLEYRQGLAFPDLNLFEGYADSNYICFPYETRRTGIYAAGAVRQPMGLALSADDAMGAALKAIQCVSSANKGVAVHPRSGDRSYPVFNFVRCTQCKRCTEECPFGALDDDPKGTPMPNPTRCRRCGTCMGACPERVISFDNYNIDMIGTMIREMQVPPKMDVGGPRVLILACENDAYPALDMAALRGKSWSSYVRVIPVRCLGSVNAIWVADAMSKGIDGVMLLGCKYGDDYQCHFVKGSELCNRRKENISESLKRLGVEPERVDQLQVAIDEYDVVPGMIDQFMNMIVKMGPNPFKGY
- the qmoC gene encoding quinone-interacting membrane-bound oxidoreductase complex subunit QmoC, with amino-acid sequence MSSPVRIQPDPSFVRELQAAGGESVKKCYQCATCSVACPLSPPENPYPRKEMVWAQWGLKDKLMNDIDVWLCHNCGTCSDLCPRGARPGDTLAAIRNMTYRKLVGPECIGEWMSSSKHLPKLIAIPAILFAVIWLITQGGFSIPEGDIRFGKLYPGDYTIDPLFILVFIFMGWSFYKGVMNMWKSFKSLPETWQLGQEVEKPTIIQAIIDVVRDEIITHRKWNDCGKDNTERFKGHWTLVFAFVALAIVTGVVAVSHWGSKVPGFNWLHVLGDTPMPLYSPVKLLAVAGMVLGLYGLTMLTRRRLNQDSQKSGSSFYDWYLLGVVWAVFVTGTGCFLLRLAGVAGLAYPMYYLHLITVFMLFAYLPWSKLGHLVYRTTALVYARVSGRLPLSRVEDKVFEI